In one Nocardioides sp. NBC_00368 genomic region, the following are encoded:
- a CDS encoding SDR family oxidoreductase gives MPIAVVTGAGSGLGRVIAQALDGAGFQVALLGRTQAALEETASVMARSLVLPTDVASAAEVEAAFAAVVGMWGRVDLLVNNAGTFGPSGDPDEIPPEEFAATLAVNVTGSFLCAREAFAQMKRQEPRGGRIINNGSISAHVPRPGSAAYTTSKHAITGLTRSLALDGRAHDIAVGQIDIGNAATEMTAGIAVGARQADGAVRPEPTFDPQHVADAVVAMAQLPLGVSVPTMTILATGMPYAGRG, from the coding sequence ATGCCGATCGCGGTCGTCACCGGCGCCGGCTCCGGCCTGGGGCGGGTGATCGCCCAAGCCTTGGACGGCGCCGGCTTCCAGGTCGCCCTGCTCGGACGTACGCAGGCCGCGCTCGAGGAGACCGCGTCGGTGATGGCGCGGTCCCTCGTGCTGCCCACGGACGTCGCCTCCGCTGCTGAGGTGGAGGCGGCGTTCGCCGCCGTCGTCGGGATGTGGGGCCGCGTCGATCTGCTGGTCAACAACGCCGGAACCTTCGGGCCGAGCGGAGATCCTGACGAGATCCCGCCCGAGGAGTTCGCCGCGACCCTGGCGGTCAACGTCACCGGCTCGTTCCTGTGCGCCCGCGAGGCCTTCGCCCAGATGAAGCGCCAGGAGCCGCGCGGCGGGCGGATCATCAACAACGGCTCGATCTCCGCCCACGTACCCCGCCCCGGCAGCGCCGCCTACACCACCTCCAAGCACGCGATCACCGGCCTCACCCGCTCGCTCGCCCTGGACGGCCGCGCCCACGACATCGCGGTCGGCCAGATCGACATCGGCAACGCGGCCACCGAGATGACCGCCGGCATCGCGGTCGGCGCCCGTCAGGCCGACGGCGCCGTACGCCCCGAGCCGACCTTCGACCCCCAGCACGTGGCCGACGCCGTGGTCGCCATGGCGCAGCTTCCCCTGGGCGTCAGCGTGCCCACGATGACCATCCTCGCCACCGGGATGCCGTACGCCGGCCGCGGCTGA
- a CDS encoding bifunctional allantoicase/(S)-ureidoglycine aminohydrolase — protein MSEPRYYAPTGGHPSQRELTTDRAVFTEAYAVLPRGTMRDIVTSKLPFWEGTRLWVIARPLSGFAETFSQYIVEVSAGGGSDKPELDPGAEGVLFVVEGALTLSISGEKHDLAPGGYAFLPPGSAWTLHNTSDQVARFHWIRKAYQRVEGIDVPEPFVTNEVDVPGGEMPGTNGAWKTQRFVDPDDVRHDMHVNIVSFEPGGAIPFPETHVMEHGLYVLEGKAVYLLNKDWVEVQEGDFMWLRAFCPQACYAGGPGRFRYLLYKDVNRHAVLSRQFG, from the coding sequence ATGAGCGAACCTCGCTACTACGCCCCGACCGGCGGCCACCCGTCGCAGCGTGAGCTGACCACCGACCGGGCCGTGTTCACCGAGGCGTACGCCGTGCTCCCCCGTGGCACCATGCGCGACATCGTCACCAGCAAGCTCCCGTTCTGGGAGGGCACCCGGCTGTGGGTGATCGCCCGGCCGCTCTCGGGCTTCGCCGAGACGTTCTCGCAATACATCGTCGAGGTCTCGGCCGGCGGCGGCAGCGACAAGCCCGAGCTCGACCCGGGCGCCGAGGGCGTCCTGTTCGTGGTCGAGGGGGCGCTGACGCTCTCGATCAGCGGGGAGAAGCACGACCTCGCCCCCGGCGGCTACGCCTTCCTCCCGCCCGGCTCCGCCTGGACGCTGCACAACACCAGCGACCAGGTCGCGCGCTTCCACTGGATCCGCAAGGCCTACCAGCGGGTCGAGGGCATCGACGTGCCGGAGCCGTTCGTCACCAACGAGGTCGACGTGCCCGGCGGCGAGATGCCGGGCACCAACGGTGCCTGGAAGACCCAGCGCTTCGTCGACCCCGATGACGTACGCCACGACATGCACGTCAACATCGTCAGCTTCGAGCCCGGCGGTGCGATCCCGTTCCCGGAGACGCACGTGATGGAGCACGGGCTCTACGTCCTGGAGGGCAAGGCCGTCTACCTGCTCAACAAGGACTGGGTGGAGGTGCAGGAGGGCGACTTCATGTGGCTGCGCGCCTTCTGCCCGCAGGCCTGCTACGCCGGCGGCCCCGGCCGGTTCCGCTACCTGCTCTACAAGGACGTCAACCGCCACGCGGTCCTCTCGCGGCAGTTCGGCTGA
- the allB gene encoding allantoinase AllB translates to MSRDLDVVIRAARMVTPDGETAGSVGISDGKIVAIEPAGLTAARVVELADDEVLMPGVVDAHVHVNDPGRTEWEGFASATRAAAAGGVTTIVDMPLNSIPPTCDLPALDLKRKTAASQAFVDVGFWGGAIPGNVAELRPLHEAGVSGFKCFLLHSGVDEFPPLDADQLELAMREIAAFDGLLIVHAEDAHAIEHAPAAGGGAYERFLHSRPRGAENLAIAQVIELARWTRCRVHILHVSSSDVLAMLASARRDGVPITAETCPHYLTFAAEEIPDGATQYKCCPPIREASNRELLWQGLRDGVIDMVVTDHSPSTPDLKALDTGDFGVAWGGISSLQLGLAAVWTEARARGFALTDIARWMSAAPARHAGLPSKGQIAVGHDADFAVLAPDDTFVVDAARLHHKNAVTPYHGRTLAGVVRATWLRGEKIDIEAAPQGRLLSRVTTEGARP, encoded by the coding sequence GTGAGTCGAGATCTCGATGTCGTCATCCGGGCAGCGCGGATGGTGACTCCGGACGGTGAGACGGCCGGCAGTGTCGGCATCAGCGACGGGAAGATCGTCGCGATCGAGCCGGCGGGCCTGACCGCCGCCCGCGTGGTCGAGCTCGCCGACGACGAAGTGCTGATGCCCGGGGTCGTCGACGCCCACGTGCATGTCAACGACCCGGGCCGCACCGAGTGGGAGGGCTTCGCCTCCGCGACCCGGGCCGCGGCCGCGGGCGGGGTCACCACGATCGTCGACATGCCGCTCAACAGCATCCCGCCCACCTGCGACCTCCCGGCGCTCGACCTCAAGCGCAAGACCGCCGCGAGCCAGGCCTTCGTCGACGTCGGCTTCTGGGGCGGTGCCATCCCGGGCAACGTCGCCGAGCTGCGACCGCTGCACGAGGCGGGTGTCTCCGGGTTCAAGTGCTTCCTGCTGCACTCGGGCGTCGACGAGTTTCCGCCGCTCGACGCCGATCAGCTCGAGCTCGCGATGCGCGAGATCGCGGCCTTCGACGGTCTGCTGATCGTGCACGCCGAGGACGCCCACGCGATCGAGCACGCGCCCGCCGCAGGGGGTGGGGCGTACGAACGATTCCTGCACAGCCGCCCGCGGGGCGCCGAGAACCTGGCGATCGCCCAGGTGATCGAGCTGGCCCGGTGGACCCGCTGCCGCGTCCACATCCTGCACGTCTCCAGCTCCGACGTACTCGCGATGCTGGCCTCGGCCCGTCGCGACGGAGTCCCGATCACCGCCGAGACCTGCCCTCACTACCTGACCTTCGCTGCCGAGGAGATCCCCGACGGCGCGACGCAGTACAAGTGCTGCCCGCCGATCCGTGAGGCGTCCAACCGCGAGCTGCTCTGGCAGGGCCTGCGCGACGGCGTCATCGACATGGTGGTCACCGACCACTCGCCCTCGACGCCCGACCTGAAGGCCCTCGACACCGGCGACTTCGGGGTGGCCTGGGGCGGCATCTCCTCGCTCCAGCTCGGTCTGGCGGCGGTCTGGACCGAGGCCCGGGCCCGCGGCTTCGCCCTCACCGACATCGCTCGCTGGATGTCGGCGGCCCCCGCGCGTCATGCCGGGTTGCCGAGCAAGGGGCAGATCGCGGTCGGGCACGACGCCGACTTCGCGGTCCTCGCCCCCGACGACACCTTCGTCGTCGACGCCGCAAGGCTCCATCACAAGAACGCCGTCACGCCCTACCACGGCCGCACCCTCGCCGGTGTCGTCCGCGCAACCTGGCTGCGCGGCGAGAAGATCGACATCGAGGCCGCGCCCCAGGGCCGGCTGCTCAGCAGAGTCACCACAGAAGGAGCCCGACCATGA
- a CDS encoding fumarylacetoacetate hydrolase family protein translates to MRLLSVGPAGEERPAALDDQDILRDLSAVVPAIDGSLLGDPARLASVREAIASGRLPRVPDGTRIGPPVARPGKVVGVGLNYEDHAEEAGVAIPDEPVVFLKPSTTVVGPHDEIQLPPGSTMTDYEVELGVVVGRRLSRCRDPRQALAAVGGYLTADDLSERARIAAGPTWAKGKCADTFTPIGPWLVTPDTVGDPQDLGLQLWVDGERRQHGTTARMAYGVGDVLAFLSTLMTLEPGDLVLTGTPGGVAALRPEPRPFLREGHVVEAEVTGLGRQRTRVVAVEEAVDEAEVKV, encoded by the coding sequence ATGAGACTGCTGAGTGTGGGACCGGCGGGCGAGGAGCGCCCGGCTGCCCTCGACGACCAGGACATACTGCGCGACCTGTCGGCTGTGGTGCCGGCGATCGACGGCAGTCTGCTCGGCGACCCGGCGCGCCTCGCGTCGGTGCGGGAGGCGATCGCCTCGGGCCGACTTCCGAGAGTCCCCGACGGCACCCGGATCGGACCGCCGGTCGCGAGGCCGGGCAAGGTCGTCGGGGTCGGGCTCAACTACGAGGACCACGCCGAGGAGGCCGGGGTCGCGATCCCGGACGAGCCGGTCGTCTTCCTCAAGCCCTCGACGACGGTCGTGGGGCCTCACGACGAGATCCAGCTGCCGCCCGGATCGACGATGACCGACTACGAGGTCGAGCTGGGCGTGGTGGTCGGGCGCCGGCTCTCCCGGTGCCGTGATCCCCGGCAGGCGCTGGCCGCGGTCGGCGGCTATCTCACGGCCGACGACCTGAGCGAGCGGGCACGGATCGCGGCCGGGCCGACCTGGGCGAAGGGGAAGTGCGCCGACACCTTCACGCCCATCGGTCCGTGGCTGGTCACGCCCGACACCGTGGGCGACCCGCAGGACCTCGGCCTCCAGCTGTGGGTCGACGGCGAGCGGAGACAGCACGGGACGACCGCGCGGATGGCCTACGGCGTCGGTGATGTCCTCGCGTTCCTCAGTACGCTGATGACACTCGAACCCGGCGACCTGGTGCTGACCGGGACGCCTGGCGGGGTCGCAGCGTTGCGGCCCGAGCCGCGGCCCTTCCTGCGCGAAGGGCACGTGGTGGAGGCCGAGGTGACCGGCCTCGGGCGCCAGCGTACGCGGGTGGTGGCAGTCGAAGAGGCAGTCGATGAGGCAGAGGTGAAGGTGTGA
- a CDS encoding glycerate kinase, with the protein MVRVLVASDKFKGSLTAAEIAAAVRAGLRRGRPDMVVDAIPVADGGDGTLAAAESAGFTLVPVTVTGPTGSPVRTAYARRDDTAVVELADAAGLARLPRAPDPLGASSLGAGQAMAAAIDAGCRWVVLGIGGSASTDGGAGLLRGLGAGLLTASGSPVPAGGVGLEQVARLDLDDLRRRVDGVEITVACDVDNPLTGPRGAAEVYGPQKGADPDQVRRLDAALAHWADVVAEATGADLRDHPGAGAAGGVGFAALALLDAELRSGIDLVLELVDFGAGLEGATLVVTGEGALDEQTLHGKAPAGVAAAAARAGVPVVAVCGVNHLDHDRLRAAGIGAAYALTDIEPDRERCLTDAAALLEQIAERIAADHLIEEDA; encoded by the coding sequence ATGGTCCGCGTGCTCGTCGCCTCCGACAAGTTCAAGGGATCGCTCACCGCTGCCGAGATCGCGGCGGCGGTGAGGGCGGGCCTACGCCGGGGGAGGCCCGACATGGTCGTCGACGCGATCCCGGTCGCCGATGGCGGCGACGGCACCCTGGCGGCGGCTGAGTCCGCCGGGTTCACCCTGGTTCCGGTCACCGTGACCGGGCCGACCGGGTCGCCGGTGCGGACCGCGTACGCCCGGCGCGACGACACCGCTGTCGTCGAGCTCGCCGACGCGGCCGGGCTCGCCCGGCTGCCGCGCGCGCCGGATCCGCTGGGCGCCTCCAGTCTCGGGGCCGGCCAGGCCATGGCGGCCGCGATCGACGCGGGCTGTCGCTGGGTGGTGCTCGGTATCGGCGGCAGCGCCAGCACCGACGGCGGCGCGGGTCTGCTCCGCGGGCTCGGCGCCGGGCTGCTGACCGCGTCCGGGTCGCCGGTGCCCGCGGGCGGAGTCGGCCTGGAGCAGGTGGCCCGACTCGACCTCGATGACCTCCGCCGCCGGGTCGACGGGGTCGAGATCACCGTCGCGTGCGACGTCGACAACCCGCTCACCGGACCCCGCGGCGCGGCCGAGGTCTACGGGCCGCAGAAGGGCGCCGATCCCGACCAGGTGCGCCGCCTGGACGCCGCGCTCGCTCACTGGGCCGATGTCGTCGCGGAGGCGACCGGTGCCGATCTCCGGGACCACCCCGGCGCCGGTGCTGCCGGCGGAGTGGGCTTTGCGGCTCTCGCGCTCCTGGACGCCGAGCTGCGCTCGGGGATCGACCTCGTACTCGAGCTGGTCGACTTCGGGGCCGGGCTGGAGGGCGCGACCCTCGTCGTCACCGGCGAAGGGGCGCTCGACGAGCAGACCCTGCACGGCAAGGCCCCGGCCGGCGTCGCCGCGGCCGCCGCGAGGGCCGGCGTCCCGGTCGTGGCGGTCTGCGGGGTCAACCACCTCGACCACGACCGGCTGCGGGCGGCCGGGATCGGGGCGGCGTACGCCCTGACGGACATCGAGCCCGACCGGGAGCGCTGCTTGACCGACGCAGCGGCCCTGCTCGAGCAGATCGCCGAGCGGATCGCCGCCGACCATCTCATCGAGGAGGACGCATGA
- the gcl gene encoding glyoxylate carboligase translates to MARMRAVDAAVLILEKEGATQLFGLPGAAINPFYSAMRAHGGLDHVLARHVEAASHMAEGYTRAKAGNIGVCIGTSGPAGTDMITGLYSASADSIPILCITGQAPVAKLHKEDFQAVDIAAIAGPLTKMAVTVMEPAQVPGTFQKAFRLMREGRPGPVLIDLPLDVQLAEIDFDIETYEPLPIARPAASRAQAEKALTMMLASERPLIVAGGGVINADAADLLVELAEVTGVPVVPTLMGWGTIPDDHALNAGMVGLQTSHRYGNATMLASDFVLGIGNRWANRHTGSVETYTRGRTFVHIDIEPTQIGRVFAPDYSIVSDARAALEVLVEVAREWASAGRIPSRTAWAEECAERKRTLHRKTHFDNVPIKPQRVYEEMNRAFGADTRYVTTIGLSQIQAAQLLHVYQPRHWINAGQAGPLGWTLPAALGVATACPDGQVVALSGDYDFQFLIEELAVGAQFNIPYIHVVVNNSYLGLIRQAQRGFAMDYCVQLAFDNVNSPEVDGYGVDHLKVAEGLGCKAIRVTDPADLGAAFEKAKALQAEYRVPVLVEVILERVTNVSMGVEIDGVVEFEELAERGEHAPTALVPLD, encoded by the coding sequence ATGGCACGCATGCGCGCGGTCGACGCCGCCGTCCTGATCCTGGAGAAGGAGGGCGCGACCCAGCTCTTCGGCCTCCCCGGTGCCGCGATCAACCCCTTCTACAGCGCGATGCGTGCACACGGTGGTCTCGACCACGTGCTCGCCCGTCACGTCGAGGCGGCCTCCCACATGGCCGAGGGCTACACCAGGGCCAAGGCCGGCAACATCGGCGTCTGCATCGGCACCTCCGGTCCCGCCGGCACCGACATGATCACCGGCCTCTACTCGGCCTCCGCCGACTCGATCCCGATCCTGTGCATCACCGGTCAGGCGCCGGTCGCGAAGCTCCACAAGGAGGACTTCCAGGCGGTCGACATCGCCGCCATCGCCGGCCCGCTCACCAAGATGGCGGTCACCGTGATGGAGCCCGCCCAGGTCCCCGGCACTTTCCAGAAGGCCTTCCGACTGATGCGCGAGGGACGTCCCGGCCCGGTCCTGATCGACCTCCCGCTCGACGTCCAGCTGGCCGAGATCGACTTCGACATCGAGACGTACGAGCCCTTGCCGATCGCCCGGCCGGCGGCCAGCCGTGCCCAGGCGGAGAAGGCGCTGACGATGATGCTGGCCTCCGAGCGCCCGCTGATCGTCGCGGGCGGTGGCGTGATCAACGCCGACGCCGCCGACCTGCTGGTCGAGCTCGCCGAGGTCACCGGCGTCCCGGTCGTCCCGACGCTGATGGGCTGGGGCACGATCCCTGACGATCATGCGCTCAACGCGGGCATGGTGGGCCTGCAGACCTCCCACCGCTACGGCAACGCGACCATGCTCGCCAGCGACTTCGTCCTCGGCATCGGCAACCGGTGGGCCAACCGCCACACGGGCTCGGTCGAGACCTACACCCGGGGACGTACGTTCGTCCACATCGACATCGAGCCGACCCAGATCGGCCGGGTCTTCGCACCGGACTACTCGATCGTCTCCGACGCCCGCGCGGCGCTGGAGGTCCTCGTCGAGGTCGCCCGGGAGTGGGCGAGCGCGGGCCGGATCCCGAGCCGTACGGCCTGGGCCGAGGAGTGCGCCGAGCGCAAGCGGACCCTGCACCGCAAGACCCATTTCGACAACGTCCCGATCAAGCCGCAGCGGGTCTACGAGGAGATGAACCGCGCCTTCGGCGCTGACACCCGGTACGTCACCACGATCGGCCTGTCCCAGATCCAGGCCGCGCAGCTGCTGCACGTCTACCAGCCGCGGCACTGGATCAACGCAGGTCAGGCGGGCCCGCTCGGCTGGACCCTGCCGGCCGCGCTGGGGGTCGCGACCGCCTGTCCTGACGGTCAGGTCGTCGCTCTCTCGGGCGACTACGACTTCCAGTTCCTGATCGAGGAGCTGGCGGTCGGCGCCCAGTTCAACATCCCCTACATCCACGTCGTCGTGAACAACTCCTACCTCGGCCTCATCCGCCAGGCCCAGCGCGGGTTCGCGATGGACTACTGCGTCCAGCTCGCCTTCGACAACGTCAACAGCCCCGAGGTCGACGGCTACGGCGTCGACCATCTCAAGGTCGCCGAGGGGCTGGGCTGCAAGGCGATCCGGGTCACCGACCCTGCCGATCTGGGTGCCGCTTTCGAGAAGGCCAAGGCACTTCAGGCCGAGTATCGCGTGCCGGTGCTGGTCGAGGTCATCCTCGAGCGTGTCACCAACGTCTCGATGGGTGTCGAGATCGACGGTGTCGTCGAGTTCGAGGAGCTCGCCGAGCGTGGTGAGCACGCCCCGACCGCGCTCGTCCCGCTGGACTGA
- a CDS encoding 2-hydroxy-3-oxopropionate reductase produces MTNIAFIGLGIMGSPMAAHLVEAGHTVAGFDHNPERAQALAAAGGRAATSTADACRDAEVVCVMVPDSPHVEEVLAAEGGVLESAPAGALIIDFSSIRPDVTTALAEQATARGFRILDAPVSGGEAGAKNAALSIMVGGAADDFATAKPLFDAVGKTIVHVGPSGAGQTVKAANQLIVAANIQALSEAVVFLEAYGVDTKAALEVLGGGLAGSAVLNQKKENMLTRSFQPGFRIDLHHKDMGIVTAAAREAGVVVPLGSLVAQLMASARANGDGGLDHSGLLRGVERLSGSVTKGEN; encoded by the coding sequence ATGACCAACATCGCCTTCATCGGCCTCGGCATCATGGGCAGCCCGATGGCAGCCCACCTCGTCGAGGCCGGCCACACCGTCGCCGGCTTCGACCACAACCCCGAGCGTGCCCAGGCCCTGGCCGCCGCGGGCGGCCGCGCCGCCACCTCCACCGCCGACGCCTGCCGTGACGCCGAGGTCGTCTGCGTCATGGTCCCGGACTCGCCGCACGTCGAGGAGGTCCTCGCCGCCGAGGGTGGGGTCCTCGAGTCCGCCCCCGCCGGCGCGCTGATCATCGACTTCTCGAGCATCCGGCCCGACGTGACCACGGCGCTCGCCGAGCAGGCCACCGCCCGCGGCTTCCGCATCCTCGACGCCCCGGTCTCCGGTGGCGAGGCGGGCGCGAAGAATGCGGCCCTCTCGATCATGGTCGGCGGCGCGGCCGACGACTTTGCCACCGCGAAGCCGCTCTTCGACGCGGTCGGCAAGACCATCGTCCACGTCGGCCCGAGCGGCGCCGGCCAGACGGTCAAGGCGGCCAACCAGCTCATCGTCGCCGCCAACATCCAGGCGCTGTCCGAGGCGGTCGTCTTCCTCGAGGCGTACGGCGTGGACACCAAGGCCGCCCTCGAGGTGCTCGGTGGCGGGCTGGCCGGATCGGCGGTGCTCAACCAGAAGAAGGAGAACATGCTGACCCGCTCCTTCCAGCCAGGCTTCCGGATCGACCTGCACCACAAGGACATGGGGATCGTCACTGCTGCTGCCCGCGAGGCCGGCGTCGTCGTTCCGCTCGGCTCGCTGGTCGCCCAGCTGATGGCGAGCGCCCGGGCCAACGGCGACGGCGGCCTGGACCACTCCGGCCTGCTGCGGGGCGTCGAGCGACTGAGCGGCTCCGTCACGAAGGGGGAGAACTGA
- a CDS encoding hydroxypyruvate isomerase family protein — translation MSHQLRYEVNCSILFTELPLLERPAAVKAAGFDAVEFWWPFAEAVPSDTDVDAFVAAVRDAGVHLVGLNFFAGDMPAGDRGLVSWPARSAEFRDNIDVTIGIGERLGCTAFNALYGNRVEGADPEAQDELGAENLALAARAAAGIGGTVLVEPVSGADRYPLLTAADAVAAIDRAGEPNVGLLADLYHLAVNGDDVDAVIAAYAARIAHVQIADAPGRNEPGTGELPLERQLAALEAAGYAGWVGLEYKPSTSSPESFGWLPRERRAATTATH, via the coding sequence ATGTCCCACCAGCTCCGCTACGAGGTGAACTGCTCGATCCTGTTCACCGAGCTCCCGCTGCTCGAGCGCCCCGCGGCAGTGAAGGCCGCCGGCTTCGACGCGGTGGAGTTCTGGTGGCCCTTCGCCGAGGCGGTGCCCTCCGACACCGACGTGGACGCGTTCGTCGCCGCCGTCCGGGACGCCGGGGTGCACCTGGTCGGCCTCAATTTCTTCGCCGGCGACATGCCTGCCGGCGATCGCGGCCTGGTCTCCTGGCCGGCCCGGTCGGCGGAGTTCCGCGACAACATCGACGTCACCATCGGCATCGGCGAGCGCCTCGGCTGCACCGCGTTCAACGCGCTCTACGGCAACCGCGTCGAGGGCGCCGACCCAGAGGCGCAGGACGAGCTCGGCGCCGAGAACCTCGCACTGGCCGCCCGCGCCGCGGCCGGCATCGGCGGCACCGTGCTGGTCGAGCCGGTCAGCGGCGCCGACCGCTACCCGCTGCTCACCGCCGCTGACGCGGTGGCCGCGATCGACCGCGCCGGCGAGCCCAACGTCGGCCTGCTCGCCGACCTCTACCACCTCGCCGTGAACGGCGACGACGTCGATGCGGTGATCGCTGCGTACGCCGCCCGCATCGCGCACGTCCAGATCGCCGATGCTCCGGGACGCAACGAGCCCGGCACCGGTGAGCTCCCGCTCGAGCGGCAGCTCGCCGCCCTCGAGGCGGCCGGATACGCCGGCTGGGTCGGGCTGGAGTACAAGCCCTCGACCTCTTCGCCCGAGAGCTTCGGCTGGCTGCCGCGGGAGCGCCGCGCCGCCACCACCGCCACCCACTGA
- a CDS encoding PucR family transcriptional regulator encodes MAELLETPSLGLRLLHAPEGSLERPVGRTITIDLLEPGRYLNGGELVLTGLVWRRRPEDSETFVSSIADGGATCLLAGAALLGAVPDDLVEACRRHQVALVEVPGDVAFADVTEYVAAAGAAGESARMSASLARQRQLLSAIASGRSLDELAARVASEIGHACRVLTASGRHVVPGPGELDPETVDALTRRFLTADLLPAVAEVGDRSYSLFPVGSGLADRVTGWTVAVEGDHTTWPREDLDMVHEFGAITALDRSRRDEGFRVRRPLAAATLAHLEAGASPAEIATGLRQSGIDPDRPVVLAVAELGPGGPPDAVAAVLEDVALGLGPSVVASARDGCAVAFLPSRPDLTDQLRRSLTRLAPALVRGSLSVGLSGESGIEALAGALEEARFAHRVARSGGGAVALSSSEEVTSHVLLLATVPDDIRRTYAQRVLGPVLEHDQRTGSDLVPTLDRFLAYAGSWTRTAESLHLHVNSVRYRISRVEELTGRDLTTMEDRVDVFLALRSL; translated from the coding sequence TTGGCAGAGCTTTTGGAGACGCCCAGCCTGGGCCTGCGGCTCCTGCACGCGCCCGAGGGCTCGCTGGAGCGTCCGGTGGGCCGCACGATCACGATCGACCTGCTCGAGCCCGGCCGCTATCTGAACGGTGGCGAGCTCGTCCTGACCGGCCTCGTCTGGCGCCGCCGGCCCGAGGACAGCGAGACGTTCGTGTCCTCGATCGCGGACGGCGGTGCGACCTGCCTGCTGGCCGGCGCGGCCCTCCTCGGCGCGGTGCCCGACGATCTCGTCGAGGCCTGCCGCCGCCATCAGGTCGCCCTGGTCGAGGTGCCCGGTGACGTGGCGTTCGCCGACGTCACCGAGTACGTCGCGGCCGCCGGCGCCGCCGGCGAGAGCGCCCGGATGTCGGCCAGCCTGGCGCGCCAGCGCCAGCTCCTCTCCGCCATCGCCTCAGGCCGCAGCCTCGACGAGCTGGCCGCCCGGGTGGCCTCCGAGATCGGCCATGCGTGCCGGGTGCTCACCGCGAGCGGCCGACATGTCGTCCCTGGCCCAGGCGAGCTCGATCCCGAGACCGTCGACGCGCTCACCCGCCGCTTCCTGACCGCCGACCTGCTGCCGGCTGTGGCGGAGGTGGGCGACCGCAGCTACTCCCTGTTCCCCGTCGGATCGGGCCTGGCCGATCGGGTCACCGGATGGACCGTGGCCGTCGAGGGCGACCACACCACCTGGCCGCGGGAGGACCTCGACATGGTCCACGAGTTCGGGGCCATCACCGCCCTGGACCGTTCCCGCCGCGACGAGGGGTTCCGCGTCCGCCGGCCGCTGGCGGCCGCGACCCTCGCCCACCTGGAGGCCGGCGCCTCACCTGCCGAGATCGCCACCGGCCTGCGCCAGTCCGGGATCGATCCCGACCGTCCGGTCGTCCTCGCCGTGGCCGAGCTCGGGCCGGGCGGGCCACCCGACGCGGTGGCCGCGGTGCTCGAGGACGTGGCGCTCGGCCTGGGACCGTCCGTCGTGGCCAGCGCCCGCGATGGGTGCGCGGTCGCGTTCCTTCCGTCCCGCCCGGACCTCACCGACCAGCTGCGCCGATCGCTCACCCGGCTGGCGCCCGCCCTCGTCCGCGGCTCGCTGTCGGTGGGGCTGAGCGGCGAGAGCGGGATCGAGGCACTCGCCGGCGCACTCGAGGAGGCGCGCTTCGCCCATCGGGTCGCCCGCTCCGGCGGCGGCGCGGTGGCCCTGTCCAGCTCCGAGGAGGTCACCTCCCACGTGCTGCTGCTCGCCACTGTCCCCGACGACATCCGCCGCACCTACGCCCAGCGCGTCCTCGGCCCCGTCCTCGAGCACGACCAGCGCACCGGGAGCGATCTGGTGCCGACGCTCGACCGGTTCCTGGCGTACGCCGGGTCGTGGACGCGCACCGCGGAGTCGCTCCATCTCCACGTCAACAGCGTGCGCTACCGGATCTCCCGGGTCGAGGAGCTGACCGGCCGTGACCTGACCACGATGGAGGACCGCGTCGACGTGTTTCTGGCCCTCAGATCGCTGTGA